TTAATAgtcaaatcattgtaatagatcaaaataataataataataataataatagaccaAAACACTGTTACAAATAgatcaaaaaattataatatatcaaaAAAAACTTTTAAAAGGCAGTTtggatattttaaaattaaaattattattaaaaattaaaaggtCCCGATCGACaaatactaaaaaaaatattttctaaaaaaatcatcctttctttaaTGCCTCCCAACTTACAAATTATCGATCTACTAAAATAaatgacaaatatatatatatatatatatatatatatatatatatatatatatatatatataaaatacctTGAGAAATTTCCACCATGAAGTTGACCAAGTAGCATTTATTTTATAAAGAATATCTacttatctaatatttatttatttatttttcgccgtttcaaaaataaaaacttaTTAGCTCTAtaagccaagaagagcatatgtgTACATCCATACATTCATACAAAATTCTTCATGAAACTTAAAATATTCATTACTAATCATGTTTAACAAATATGAAAGAGTAAATTTAAAAGAGAGTTAAAATGTAAAATACTGAAAACACCCTTGGAATTCTAAGGGAGTTTCCagaagatattaaaattatcaacTAACAAAGATTAACTACAGATTAACTACAAAAACACATGTAAGATTTTGGATcttgtatgtacatatatgtaaaatttaaattaaaagaaGTATATTATTAAATTGTAGCAGTATTCATAGACATACAATTTTGCAAAACAATTATAGTAGCCCAAATACTTTAGTGGACATTGTTACTTCACACTTTCTCCATACTTAGCTATGGCTTTCCTTTCATTTCATTGGCACATAACTAGAAACTTAAATCTCAAATACCAGCCTGCATTACATTAACAGAAGTACTTATCTGTCCAGTGCAAATTTTTGGACAGCTGACCCAGCAAGCTATAATTAGATGGTGATGAACCAAACCACCTCTCTACAATTTTTTTAGCAGCAGATCCTCTTAAAATTATAATCCCCTATCACAAAAGACCCAAGATAAAAACAATCAAATTCCAAAGGAAGATTAGTTTCACCAAACTGGTCGATCTCAAGAATGCACAAGTTTTCACGAAGAGAACAGAGTGAATGACATGTTTACAGTTATCGAACTTGCAAAACATGAGTAAATCAGGGCAAAGGCAGCATAAATTATCAAATCAATAGTAGCACAGGGTGTAAAAAGATCAAGAAAAAAGGTCCAACATGAATAGAGCCTTTCAGGTTGCGTTTCGATTCACTTTGAGGTACGGTAGTGCACCAATGACATTGTCGTAGTCACTCTTGTTTACTGGATGCTGCAAACAAAATTGAGCGTGTATCATAATCATATATTACTCTCCATATACTATGATTCCTTGTGGCTATCCAACAAGAACACCCACATAGTTATCCTCTTTATCAGAAAGATTTAAGTCAAGATTCTGTATGATCATGATTAGAAGGATATCATCTCTAAACAATGGACAATGACAACAGGAAACCCGTTTTTTCCTTcacaaagaaaaagggaaaacaaAAAGGTTCTTGTTGTCATTATCTTACTACTCATGGTCATACATAATTAATTAACTTGACCAATCAGTTACCAATAGAAAACTTTGCAGGTAATTATAACCAGAGTTCTTGGAATCAAACTAACAAACTAAATGTTTTCACCATGGTAGAAAACAAAGATATGTGATTGTCCCAAATGCAAAAAACTTGAGCAATCAGTAAATCCAAAGCAACGTGCTAGATACCAAAATGCCAAGCATTGATAATCCATTTCTCAAGGCATGACTATGGGATTTataaaacacatcaaaaataatgaGAAACATTTCAGTAAGCTTCATGGTCCATATTTCATTGGCTCACGAAACATCATCAAGGTTTAATGTCATGTGACCAACATGAAGCTCATGAAGCTCCACTAATGAGCTAGAAATTAGCATATCTAGATGACTGTTCAATTCACAGAAGAAAACGTTCTTTACTTGTATACTCTACATTGTATTCTGGAATTTAGGTTACAACAATTTGCTTAAGAGAAATTTAATTCATCCGAGCAACCTCACTATACGCATGATTTTAAGAGGGAAAAAACATATTGTTGGTTTATTCTCAGTTAGTCAGAGCACATAAAATGGCATGTAAGAAAGCAAAAAACTTCAAGTTTAAGTTGATTTTGAGGCCTATGTAACAGGATCTCCAACTCACAAATAATTCTAGAGAATGAAAGTTGTCAATTATCGGATATTAGCAGAAGCAAATCCATGCTCTAAAGTTCATAATTATGATATCTTCTATTGACAAATCATGACAACATTCTCCTGCATGGAATTCATGTTGCCACATAGTATATGAAATCCACCCAATCTTATGCCCTGCATACATATATTTGTAGGTCAGGAAGGGAGAAAGAAGAGTCCTTTAAATGTAACTAAGCATATGTTAAAAGTTTCTTCATAGGCAGCAATCTGCAAAATCACCCACCTTTCTTATGCAAGGGAAAAAAGCCACAAGGATTAACTTGGGTCAAAACAAATTGCTTCCAATTCTTATAAGCAAGCACTATCAGTACCCAAATTACAATCTGAAACATACCATCTTGGACAGCCGGAGCTTCCTCTTGGTGTTCTTCTTCGCCAGCAAGTGCTGCTTCCCCGCCCGCCTCCTCACAATCTTCCCCCGCCCCGTTACCCGGAACCGCTTCGCGGAGGCCTTTTCCAGCCAAGAAAAGGGAACAACCACTTACCCTCAGATGTCATCAAGGAGGCTACAGAAGCAGGAAAGAAGGTACCTTGTGGGTCTTCATCTTGTATCCTTTGGCAGCAAAGACCACGAGACTCGAAGATCTCCGACAGagggaacaagaagaagaagaagaagaagaggggatcGGAGAGTGAGTTCTCCGGAGCAGCAGAGGAGACCCGTATAGGGTTGCGGAGGAGGTGAGCTTGTTCTTGAGAGAGACTGCAAGTGGCGAGGGGGAGAAACGGACGGCATTAGAGCAGCGAAGTGGCGGTAGCGCGAGGGGAGAGAGCTTGACGACGAAAAGAGACGATGAGGCCATTGTTTGTTCCGTTCCATCGGCTCAGGTTCGTCGTCCTCTTATCAGGTCGAACGACGGGGTTTCCTGCTCTCGTGGATAAGAGGTGGCATTGGCCCGGGACCGGTCCATTCAGCCAAGCCCAAACCGGATAATAGAATCAGATGGGCCGGGTCAAACGGAGCCTTTGAGGACTAGGCATGGCAAATCGGCCCAAAGTTTTCAGGTCAGACCGGATTCGGCCGGTCTGATTCAAAACCAAGTCACCTTCCCGCCCTCCCACCGCCCGAAGCAATCATTAAATAACTCCAAACCAAGTGTACGACGCACTTCCCAAGGTTTTACTAACCGTTAAGCCCTCCCCTCTTTCTTACCCAGACTTCATTCAAATTTGAACCCACAGCTGACCCCACCACCTCCACACCCATAAAACCCGTCGAAGAAGCCCCTAACCCacttggctctctctctctctctctctctctctagcgatGACTGCTGTTCCAAAGAAGCCCCATCCACTGCCCTCCTCCCACCACCGCAACTCCGCCTCGCCCCACCAATCCCGCTGCCAAGATCCCCTCCTCGACCCCGACAAGGAGAACCTCGTCCCCGTCGTCAGCCTAAATTCCTGCAAGGGAAAGAAGCTGGACGTCAAGCCCGCGCTGAGGCCGTCCTCCCTGCAGCTTTGCATGAAGCTGAACGAGCCGCCCCaaccatcgtcgtcgtcgtcgctccTCGGGCCGCCCAAGCCGTGGGAACCGCTATCCTCCTCGTCGGACGTGTGGGATCAGTTCTCCGACTCCGAATCCGCGCCGGCCTCGTCTTGGTCCACTCTTCCCAACAGGTGAGCGTTACAGAGACCTACGCGGGGATGGTTGAGCTAAGCTGCAATAATcgtgctgtgtgtgtgtgtgtgtgcaggtCCTTGTTGTATAGGCCTCTGCCTCTGGATGTTGGGAGATGCACTTGCATCATATTCAAGGAGAGAACACAAGGCAGGAGTGGGATGTCTTTCTACACACTTTACACCAATGTGAGCTTTCCACTTACAATCTCAGTTGGGAAGATGTTTGTGGCATTCTAATGATCCATCCCCGCATGACATATTGTTAAAGCTTTCTTCGATGCATACCAACACAGAAATTCTAAGAACTAGTTGTAAGAAACTTGGGATTTTGCAAGAATTCAATCTTCTCTGACAAGATTTCTTCTACTTGAATAATCTCAAAAACTCTACAAAATGCTTAGTTCTTCTGAGAGTTATCATCTCGATTGGATATTGCAGGAGGGTCAGGGACGACAAGATCGGAAACTGGCTGTTGCATGGCACAGAAGGCGAAATGGCAGGTCTGAGTTCATCGTTGCTCAGAATCCAAACGGAATATTCTGCAACTCAGATGAGAGCTTCTTGGGCAGTATAACAGCGAACCTCATgggatcaaaatatcaaatttgggaTCAGGTTGTTGACATCTCTGCATTCATGTTGAAGTTTgatacacagagagagagagagagagagagaggagctcaTGGTTCAATTTGACAGTAAGCAGGGACTTGACATCATGCATAATAATTCTCCCTTCTTTTGCTGCAGGGGAACAGATTTGATCCTAGAAAGAAGCATTCCAGGCGTCTTCTCGGGCTTGTAGTGTGAGGAAACTTGGTCTACGGTTTATTCTATGAATTCAGGATGCGTCCCATCATCTTTTTCAGGAGTGATCTAAATGCATTCGTTATGACAGGTACCTTCCTACAGTAACTACAATCACAGGGAACTATAGAAGCTTGAGGGCATGGATTCCCAAGTATCAATCCATGCAGCTAAAGAATTCGAACACCACCCAGGTGAATTCCACGATCATCCTTGTAAAGACCAACTGAGATTAAAGAGTTGGAGTGTGCATCTAATGTTTGGCTTTGGACTTGGAGCCATGGCAGATCCAACACATTAATGGACTTCCAAAAGACTGGGGGGAGAATTCGAACAGAGCCAATCGGCTTGTTTCAAGAGTGCCGTATTATAATACCGTAAGCATTCCCAAATTGAATCTGCACGAGAGTTCTTTCACTTGATTGGTGATGCTAATATGCATTGGTTTGGTGCTGGTTAGTTTACAAAAAGACATGAACTGGACTTCAGAGAAAGAGCTGGAAGAACAGGGCCAATAATTCAAAGTTCGGTCAAGAACTTTCAGCTGACAATGGAGGTATATCTTTTTTGCTCGGACTGCATCAATCACATTAAATCATGGCTTGGTTTTTGGCAAATTTTGCGTTGGTACACAAGATTTCCCCATTTATTTGCTTTGAAGATTAATAGCTGTTCATACATTGTTGAACAGGAGAAAGGAAAGCAGACTATTTTGCAGCTTGGGAAGATTGGGAAATCAAAATATGTAATGGATTATAGGCAAGTAATACCTttgtttaaagcattcattttgtaGAATGCGCATCTAAAACAACCTTCTCTCTCTTGTGCAGATATCCTTTGACTGGTTACCAAGCATTTTGCATTTGTTTGACATCCATTGATTCCAAGCTTTGTTGCTCAGTTTAGATGTTCAACCTCTGAACAAAGAGAAATATGAATCCTTGTAGCGTAACATCAATGGCAACCATCATTAAGGCTTTCATTATCAAAGAAGAGGAACAAATCACTTGGCATGTCATCCAGGAACATCTATGAACATGGATCTGAAGGAAGATCTCTGACAAACAATGAAGGATGGAGGCCAAAATCCATTGTAATGTTTCATTACCTGCTTCACTATCAGAGTTATGTAGACTTTTCTTATGCAATGAGATGTTTTCAGCGCCCCAAAATGCATGCGATTATTTTGCAACAGATAATGCGAGTTCTTGACACTCAATTCAAGAACTTTTAGCTGCTTGTAAGCAAAGCTCTCACCATCAGCTACCAAAATACAAGTGAACCATAAGTGCCATACACCAAAATCCGTCACCAATATTTAATATTAACTCGTTCTGAGCTTGCACAGATAAGAAAATAATACAGGATATTTATCAACATTCGGTATCGTACCCAAAAAAATACAAATAAGATTAGATAGGCCATTATGATTCATCATAAGCAAGATTATTCAGGGCTTCCTCATCTACAGGGTAAGCAGGCTTCTCTGCCTTATATCTGAAGCCTCTGATGATATTATTGATGATATCAATTGCTCCTTAATAGACTATATAGAGAATAATGTCAAAAGAAAAGGTAATCATGCTTCTACAAAAACACCATTAAGACGTGCTTCTCCAGAGGCCTTCTCCTGCAATCTGGCTTCATGCTGTTCCAAGTACTCCCTGCTGTTCATCTCGGTTAATCTGAAAATATAACAATATCATTAGTAGCTCACACCACTATTGGTTTttcatatatcaaatgcaagaatAGAAGACCTCCTTTCTTGTTACGACTGCTGGAGTCATACCTACTAATTGTGCGGTCTTTAGCGAATCCTAGCTCGTTGTCGACACAAAGATCAACATCATCTTTCTTCTGCGACCGCGATGATGTTCTTGGTGATATCTTTTGAGCATCGGCAACTGTCACAATACTTTCAAAGAGTTCGACTGGGGATGCCTCGGCTGTGCATAGCAGCCTACCCTTGTTTTCATACATCACCTGTTGAAAAGTGACTCGTATAATGACAACCAAAATACAGAAGTAATGTTTTGTACAACAAACTATGGCTCGTTTATAACAAAATTCAACCCTTCTAAGTAGAATTTTGCTAAAATGAAATAGAAATGTGACAGAAGTTGTATTGTCAGGTCAAAGAACACTATGAAATTGGTGCAGATTCAGAACCTAATATACATTATGCTCATTTAAATGAAAGAAACTGGAATGCAGAGGACTTTGAATTTTTTGGATGTCAACGAGACTTGTCAATCAGATTATTTCAATAAGTTCATAAAAAGGCAAGATATCAGTCAGACAAAAAAATTTGAATTTGACATCAGCGTAACATAGATAATATTATTTTCTCCAAAAACAAATCATATAAATGTCTGTTATTTTATCTAGACAATGATCGCATGAAAACTTCCTTTAGTAAAAGATATAAATAGAAATTCTCTAATAATTTATCCAACAAAAGTGCATAGTTTTCATTCAAGACATGGAAAAGATTTTCTGTAACATGGAAATCATAAAGCTCGTTACAAATCATACTCACATCAACCAATGTGACAAAGCGATATGCTGCAGTCCTGTTGTGGATCCCAAATCTTGGCACCCCATCCAGGGCAAGCGTATGAAAATTTTCTGCATGGCAATGGGGCAAAATTCGAAATTAAATTATAGAACACCACAATAACATGAAAGCCAATGATACAGCCTATGAAGAAATTTAATTTCTCACCACAAAGATAAAAGGGGAACATAGATAACTTACTAAATAGTCCAAAGTAGTCTGCTGCCCCCAAAGGTCTATCACAAAGTTCTTCAAATGGAAAATATGCACATCCATTAGCACCAAAAGGAACCtggagaaacaaaaaaaaaaaacaaagatgcCAGACCATGAGCCACTGAA
The window above is part of the Musa acuminata AAA Group cultivar baxijiao chromosome BXJ1-1, Cavendish_Baxijiao_AAA, whole genome shotgun sequence genome. Proteins encoded here:
- the LOC135675802 gene encoding large ribosomal subunit protein bL35c-like, whose protein sequence is MASSSLFVVKLSPLALPPLRCSNAVRFSPSPLAVSLKNKLTSSATLYGSPLLLRRTHSPIPSSSSSSSCSLCRRSSSLVVFAAKGYKMKTHKASAKRFRVTGRGKIVRRRAGKQHLLAKKNTKRKLRLSKMHPVNKSDYDNVIGALPYLKVNRNAT
- the LOC135676074 gene encoding tubby-like protein 4; amino-acid sequence: MTAVPKKPHPLPSSHHRNSASPHQSRCQDPLLDPDKENLVPVVSLNSCKGKKLDVKPALRPSSLQLCMKLNEPPQPSSSSSLLGPPKPWEPLSSSSDVWDQFSDSESAPASSWSTLPNRSLLYRPLPLDVGRCTCIIFKERTQGRSGMSFYTLYTNEGQGRQDRKLAVAWHRRRNGRSEFIVAQNPNGIFCNSDESFLGSITANLMGSKYQIWDQGNRFDPRKKHSRRLLGLVVYLPTVTTITGNYRSLRAWIPKYQSMQLKNSNTTQIQHINGLPKDWGENSNRANRLVSRVPYYNTFTKRHELDFRERAGRTGPIIQSSVKNFQLTMEEKGKQTILQLGKIGKSKYVMDYRYPLTGYQAFCICLTSIDSKLCCSV